From the genome of Pseudonocardia sp. EC080619-01:
TCGGCGTGGAGGTCGACGCGGAGAAGGCGGAGGCGCTGGCCGCGGGCCGGGTGCCGTTCTACGAACCGGGATTCTCCGAGCTGCTGCGGCGGTCGCTGGACTCGGGCCGGCTGTCGTTCTCCTCGGACATGGCGACGGCCGCGGGTGCGGCGGTGCACTTCGTCTGCGTGGGCACCCCGCAGCGGCGCGGCGAGTACGCGGCGGACCTGACCTACGTGGAGGCGGCGACGGCGTCGCTGCTGGACGTGCTCGGCCCCGGTGAGCTGGTGGTGGGCAAGTCCACGGTTCCCGTGGGGACGGCGGCGCGGCTCGCGGAGCTGGTGGCCGAGCGGGTGCCGGGCGCGGGGCTGGCGTGGAACCCGGAGTTCCTCCGGGAGGGGTTCGCGGTGCAGGACACGCTGCACCCCGACCGCCTGGTCTACGGCGTACCGGGACTGTCCGGGGTGGAGACGGCCGTCGACGCCGAGGCGGTGCTGGACACCGTGTACGCGCGGATCGTCGCCGAGGACACCCCGAAGGTCGTGACCGACTACGCGACCGCGGAGATGGTCAAGACCGCCGCGAACTCGTTCCTGGCCACGAAGATCTCCTTCATCAACGCGATGGCCGAGCTGTGCGAGGCCACCGGTGCGGACGTGAAGCAGCTGGCCGACGCGATCGGGCACGACGACCGGATCGGCCGGAAGTTCCTCAACGCCGGGCTGGGCTTCGGCGGAGGATGCCTGCCGAAGGACATCCGGGCGTTCATGGCGCGGGCCGGTGAGCTGGGGGCCGACCAGGCACTGACCTTCCTGCGGGAGGTCGACAACATCAACATGCGGCGGCGGATCCGGATGGTGGAGCTGGCGCGGCAGGTATGCGACGACTCGCTGCTGGGCAAGCGGATCGCGGTGCTGGGTGCGGCGTTCAAGCCCGACTCCGACGACATCCGGGACTCGCCGGCACTGAACGTGGCGGCGCAGCTGCAGCTGCAGGGCGCGAACGTCCGGGTGACCGACCCGCAGGCCGGGGACAACGTGCGCAAGCACTGGGCGCAGCTCGACTTCGTCGAGACCCCGGAGGAGGCGGCGGAGAACGCCGACGCCGTGCTGCTGCTGACCGAGTGGCGCCAGTACAAGCAGCTCGACCCGGCGGCGTTCGGGAAGGTCGTGCGCACCCGCCGCGTCCTCGACGGCCGCAACGCGCTGGACCGCGAGACCTGGGAGGCGGCGGGCTGGACCTACCGCGCGCTGGGGCGACGGAACGTCTGAGGCCGGCGCGATGAGCACCGACCTGCGGTCCCTGATCGACGACGCCCCGATGCGCCGCTTCCAGTGGCGCGCGGTGACCGTCTGCCTGGTCCTGAACCTGATCGACGGCTTCGACGTGCTCGTCATGGCCTTCACCGGCCGCGCGGTCGCCGCCGAGTGGGGGCTCGGCGGCGCCGAGCTGGGGCTGCTGCTGTCCGCCGGGCTGGTCGGCATGGCGCTGGGCTCGATCTTCCTCGCGCCTGCCGCGGACCGGATCGGCCGGCGCCCCGTCATCGTCGCCGGGCTCGTGGTGGCGGGCATCGGGATGCTGCTGTCGGCGGCCGCGCCGTCGGTGGTCGTCCTCGGTGCGTTGCGGCTGCTCACCGGCGTCGGTGTCGGCGGGGTGCTCGCCTGCAGCAGCACGATCGCCACCGAGTACGCCTCGCGCCGCTGGCGGCCGATGGCGGTGGGCCTGCAGGGGATCGGCTACGCCGGCGGTGCGACGCTCGGCGGGTTGCTGGCCGTCGCGCTGATCGAGGCGCACGGCTGGCGGAC
Proteins encoded in this window:
- a CDS encoding UDP-glucose/GDP-mannose dehydrogenase family protein — encoded protein: MAESDQPLKISVIGCGYLGAVHAASMAELGHEVVGVEVDAEKAEALAAGRVPFYEPGFSELLRRSLDSGRLSFSSDMATAAGAAVHFVCVGTPQRRGEYAADLTYVEAATASLLDVLGPGELVVGKSTVPVGTAARLAELVAERVPGAGLAWNPEFLREGFAVQDTLHPDRLVYGVPGLSGVETAVDAEAVLDTVYARIVAEDTPKVVTDYATAEMVKTAANSFLATKISFINAMAELCEATGADVKQLADAIGHDDRIGRKFLNAGLGFGGGCLPKDIRAFMARAGELGADQALTFLREVDNINMRRRIRMVELARQVCDDSLLGKRIAVLGAAFKPDSDDIRDSPALNVAAQLQLQGANVRVTDPQAGDNVRKHWAQLDFVETPEEAAENADAVLLLTEWRQYKQLDPAAFGKVVRTRRVLDGRNALDRETWEAAGWTYRALGRRNV